Proteins from one SAR324 cluster bacterium genomic window:
- a CDS encoding cytochrome c gives MFNSAKFIGGFLGSLLLVSPLLAEPLQYKLGRIATDKEIAGWDISVGPDGSNLPDAKGTVLQGEKLYQTKCAYCHGEFGEAVGRWPVLMGGEESLATMEPVKTVG, from the coding sequence ATGTTCAACTCGGCTAAGTTTATTGGAGGATTTCTAGGCAGCTTGTTACTGGTCTCTCCTCTGCTTGCAGAGCCTCTGCAATACAAGCTTGGGCGCATTGCCACAGACAAGGAAATTGCTGGTTGGGATATCAGCGTCGGACCAGATGGCAGTAACTTACCTGATGCTAAAGGAACCGTCCTCCAAGGAGAGAAACTCTATCAAACCAAGTGCGCTTACTGCCATGGTGAATTTGGAGAAGCTGTTGGACGATGGCCCGTTCTAATGGGTGGTGAGGAATCTCTGGCTACCATGGAACCTGTAAAAACGGTTGG